Proteins encoded by one window of Musa acuminata AAA Group cultivar baxijiao chromosome BXJ2-9, Cavendish_Baxijiao_AAA, whole genome shotgun sequence:
- the LOC135622059 gene encoding uncharacterized protein LOC135622059, giving the protein MRYGSLCDLGPQGWQLFHGLNMLINPLVHQNEVLEFMAYHHHHLNYLHSSYDFSTKTNSSTLKFKAFLRSYLVPHIRHVLQALTNAKSMVVELVNRRSTRTGIYRIKRRRRSKKELFSSIKPYLHRPSSHITPIPDPPETEEFDVSQCLYYDSTWNSMISTDDMGCDMDPPASEHLHWLDEKTAEASTGDDDDGCGGNEIDRLAEKFIASCYEKFRLEKQESYRRYQEMLARSM; this is encoded by the coding sequence ATGAGATATGGAAGTCTCTGTGATTTGGGTCCACAAGGGTGGCAACTGTTCCATGGCCTTAACATGCTTataaacccattagttcatcagaaTGAGGTGCTGGAGTTCATGGcttaccaccaccaccatctgAACTACCTGCACTCTTCCTATGATTTCTCTACGAAAACAAACTCATCCACCCTCAAATTCAAAGCCTTTCTCCGATCCTACCTCGTTCCACACATCCGGCATGTCCTCCAAGCCCTCACCAACGCCAAGTCCATGGTGGTGGAGCTCGTCAACAGGAGGAGCACCCGCACCGGCATCTACAGGATCAAGCGGAGGAGGAGAAGCAAGAAGGAACTCTTCAGCTCCATCAAGCCATACCTCCACCGGCCCTCGTCGCACATCACTCCCATCCCAGATCCGCCGGAGACAGAGGAGTTCGACGTGAGTCAGTGTCTGTACTACGACTCTACCTGGAATTCGATGATCTCCACGGATGACATGGGCTGCGACATGGACCCGCCGGCTTCTGAGCACCTCCACTGGCTTGACGAGAAGACTGCCGAAGCCTCCACAGGAGATGATGACGATGGCTGTGGCGGAAATGAGATCGACCGACTGGCAGAGAAGTTCATAGCAAGCTGCTATGAGAAGTTTAGGCTGGAGAAGCAGGAGTCTTATAGGAGGTACCAAGAAATGCTTGCAAGAAGCATGTGA